A region from the Acanthopagrus latus isolate v.2019 chromosome 8, fAcaLat1.1, whole genome shotgun sequence genome encodes:
- the bend7 gene encoding BEN domain-containing protein 7 isoform X4, with protein MDIYCMSEETVPSAMRDIICSNSDPSYAMNSGCKDANGERRDAAVPDVWVGDEGMEIKRQITGMMRLLSDKTGRVYQRAGAEQDSFTKEPQERHPTWGQQAAPLSLVSEDHQSNSWSPAGEPGPSPSSTSTPIPNGPVCGQYSTRSKAMRILNNTKDLIKVNDDVVPPAVPEAPCCMCNCKGTLQAILQEMRAMRRLMQTQKASLERQELTASPCQPRLCPGPIPRCRPRKRRPIYKVAPLTVSSARRASPGPPETSPLIAAPAETGKGKDCEKEQDSSTHNCHPGSSGVSVLPPQNKPATVNSTHSTLLNQLREPQSLESEVRLAEDHDVFISKAQLDSILVNYTRSGSLLFRKLVCAFFDDATLANSLPNGKRKRGLNDNRKGLDQNIVGAIKVFTEKYCTEHRIEKLPGPRDWVQILQDQIKLARRRLKRDAAEAEEVLNGPSTSCDYNKPAGVKGAVVNMTG; from the exons ATGGATATCTACTGCATGTCTGAGGAAACAGTCCCGTCTGCCATGAGAGATATTATTTGTTCTA ATTCTGACCCTTCGTATGCGATGAATTCCGGCTGCAAAGATGCCAACGGAGAGCGCAGAGACGCTGCTGTGCCGGACG TTTGGGTGGGGGATGAGGGCATGGAGATCAAGAGGCAAATCACAGGGATGATGAGGCTGCTGAGTGATAAGACAGGCAGGGTGTATCAGCGCGCAGGAGCAGAGCAAGACAGCTTCACAAAGGAGCCCCAGGAAAGGCATCCGACCTGGGGACAACAGGCTGCACCTTTATCTCTCGTATCAGAGGATCACCAGAGCAACAGCTGGAGCCCTGCTGGGGAGCCCGGGCCTTCACCTTCATCCACATCCACCCCCATCCCCAACGGCCCAGTCTGTGGCCAGTACAGCACCCGCTCCAAAGCCATGAGGATCCTAAATAACACCAAGGATCTGATCAAAGTGAATGATG aTGTAGTCCCTCCTGCTGTACCAGAAGCCCCCTGCTGCATGTGTAACTGTAAGGGCACCTTGCAGGCTATTTTGCAGGAAATGAGAGCCATGAGGAGGCTGATGCAGACTCAAAAAG CATCCTTGGAAAGACAAGAACTCACAGCATCACCATGCCAACCTCGTCTTTGTCCAGGCCCCATTCCTCGCTGTAGGCCCCGCAAGAGGAGGCCGATCTATAAAGTGGCGCCGCTCACTGTGTCTAGTGCTAGAAGAGCTTCTCCTGGCCCTCCGGAGACATCGCCACTTATAGCTGCACCTGCAGAAACTGGAAAGGGCAAAGATTGTGAGAAAGAGCAAGACTCATCTACCCACAACTGTCACCCAGGCTCCTCCGGGGTTTCTGTGCTGCCACCACAGAACAAGCCAGCGACTgtcaacagcacacacagcactcTGCTGAACCAGCTGAGGGAACCACAGTCGTTAGAG TCTGAGGTGCGTCTGGCAGAGGATCATGACGTGTTCATCTCAAAGGCTCAGCTGGACTCCATTCTGGTCAACTATACACGCTCTGGCAGCCTGCTGTTCAGGAAACTG gtgtgtgcCTTCTTCGACGATGCCACCCTGGCTAACTCCTTGCCAAATGGTAAAAGGAAGAGAGGGCTCAATGATAACCGCAAGGGCTTGGACCAGAACATCGTGGGTGCCATTAAAG tgtttacagaGAAATACTGCACTGAACACAGAATAGAGAAGTTGCCCGGGCCACGAGACTGGGTTCAGATCCTTCAAGACCAGATCAAACTTGCCAGAAGGAGACTGAAAAGAG ATGCTGCAGAAGCAGAGGAAGTCTTAAATGGACCGTCCACAA gttgtgACTACAACAAGCCGGCTGGTGTGAAGGGGGCAGTGGTGAACATGACGGGTTGA
- the bend7 gene encoding BEN domain-containing protein 7 isoform X3 yields the protein MEFGERKRRRKSQSFKLITDEDSDPSYAMNSGCKDANGERRDAAVPDVWVGDEGMEIKRQITGMMRLLSDKTGRVYQRAGAEQDSFTKEPQERHPTWGQQAAPLSLVSEDHQSNSWSPAGEPGPSPSSTSTPIPNGPVCGQYSTRSKAMRILNNTKDLIKVNDDVVPPAVPEAPCCMCNCKGTLQAILQEMRAMRRLMQTQKASLERQELTASPCQPRLCPGPIPRCRPRKRRPIYKVAPLTVSSARRASPGPPETSPLIAAPAETGKGKDCEKEQDSSTHNCHPGSSGVSVLPPQNKPATVNSTHSTLLNQLREPQSLESEVRLAEDHDVFISKAQLDSILVNYTRSGSLLFRKLVCAFFDDATLANSLPNGKRKRGLNDNRKGLDQNIVGAIKVFTEKYCTEHRIEKLPGPRDWVQILQDQIKLARRRLKRDAAEAEEVLNGPSTSCDYNKPAGVKGAVVNMTG from the exons ATGGAGTTTggggaaaggaagaggagaaggaagtcACAGAGCTTTAAACTGATCACGGATGAAG ATTCTGACCCTTCGTATGCGATGAATTCCGGCTGCAAAGATGCCAACGGAGAGCGCAGAGACGCTGCTGTGCCGGACG TTTGGGTGGGGGATGAGGGCATGGAGATCAAGAGGCAAATCACAGGGATGATGAGGCTGCTGAGTGATAAGACAGGCAGGGTGTATCAGCGCGCAGGAGCAGAGCAAGACAGCTTCACAAAGGAGCCCCAGGAAAGGCATCCGACCTGGGGACAACAGGCTGCACCTTTATCTCTCGTATCAGAGGATCACCAGAGCAACAGCTGGAGCCCTGCTGGGGAGCCCGGGCCTTCACCTTCATCCACATCCACCCCCATCCCCAACGGCCCAGTCTGTGGCCAGTACAGCACCCGCTCCAAAGCCATGAGGATCCTAAATAACACCAAGGATCTGATCAAAGTGAATGATG aTGTAGTCCCTCCTGCTGTACCAGAAGCCCCCTGCTGCATGTGTAACTGTAAGGGCACCTTGCAGGCTATTTTGCAGGAAATGAGAGCCATGAGGAGGCTGATGCAGACTCAAAAAG CATCCTTGGAAAGACAAGAACTCACAGCATCACCATGCCAACCTCGTCTTTGTCCAGGCCCCATTCCTCGCTGTAGGCCCCGCAAGAGGAGGCCGATCTATAAAGTGGCGCCGCTCACTGTGTCTAGTGCTAGAAGAGCTTCTCCTGGCCCTCCGGAGACATCGCCACTTATAGCTGCACCTGCAGAAACTGGAAAGGGCAAAGATTGTGAGAAAGAGCAAGACTCATCTACCCACAACTGTCACCCAGGCTCCTCCGGGGTTTCTGTGCTGCCACCACAGAACAAGCCAGCGACTgtcaacagcacacacagcactcTGCTGAACCAGCTGAGGGAACCACAGTCGTTAGAG TCTGAGGTGCGTCTGGCAGAGGATCATGACGTGTTCATCTCAAAGGCTCAGCTGGACTCCATTCTGGTCAACTATACACGCTCTGGCAGCCTGCTGTTCAGGAAACTG gtgtgtgcCTTCTTCGACGATGCCACCCTGGCTAACTCCTTGCCAAATGGTAAAAGGAAGAGAGGGCTCAATGATAACCGCAAGGGCTTGGACCAGAACATCGTGGGTGCCATTAAAG tgtttacagaGAAATACTGCACTGAACACAGAATAGAGAAGTTGCCCGGGCCACGAGACTGGGTTCAGATCCTTCAAGACCAGATCAAACTTGCCAGAAGGAGACTGAAAAGAG ATGCTGCAGAAGCAGAGGAAGTCTTAAATGGACCGTCCACAA gttgtgACTACAACAAGCCGGCTGGTGTGAAGGGGGCAGTGGTGAACATGACGGGTTGA
- the bend7 gene encoding BEN domain-containing protein 7 isoform X1, whose translation MQKAAIIPQMCDTGLIVTLRFHIIAPLVFFCLCLADSDPSYAMNSGCKDANGERRDAAVPDVWVGDEGMEIKRQITGMMRLLSDKTGRVYQRAGAEQDSFTKEPQERHPTWGQQAAPLSLVSEDHQSNSWSPAGEPGPSPSSTSTPIPNGPVCGQYSTRSKAMRILNNTKDLIKVNDDVVPPAVPEAPCCMCNCKGTLQAILQEMRAMRRLMQTQKASLERQELTASPCQPRLCPGPIPRCRPRKRRPIYKVAPLTVSSARRASPGPPETSPLIAAPAETGKGKDCEKEQDSSTHNCHPGSSGVSVLPPQNKPATVNSTHSTLLNQLREPQSLESEVRLAEDHDVFISKAQLDSILVNYTRSGSLLFRKLVCAFFDDATLANSLPNGKRKRGLNDNRKGLDQNIVGAIKVFTEKYCTEHRIEKLPGPRDWVQILQDQIKLARRRLKRDAAEAEEVLNGPSTSCDYNKPAGVKGAVVNMTG comes from the exons ATGCAAAAGGCTGCAATCATTCCTCAAATGTGTGACACGGGTCTTATTGTGACATTAAGATTTCACATCATCGCTcccctggtttttttttgtttgtgtcttgcAGATTCTGACCCTTCGTATGCGATGAATTCCGGCTGCAAAGATGCCAACGGAGAGCGCAGAGACGCTGCTGTGCCGGACG TTTGGGTGGGGGATGAGGGCATGGAGATCAAGAGGCAAATCACAGGGATGATGAGGCTGCTGAGTGATAAGACAGGCAGGGTGTATCAGCGCGCAGGAGCAGAGCAAGACAGCTTCACAAAGGAGCCCCAGGAAAGGCATCCGACCTGGGGACAACAGGCTGCACCTTTATCTCTCGTATCAGAGGATCACCAGAGCAACAGCTGGAGCCCTGCTGGGGAGCCCGGGCCTTCACCTTCATCCACATCCACCCCCATCCCCAACGGCCCAGTCTGTGGCCAGTACAGCACCCGCTCCAAAGCCATGAGGATCCTAAATAACACCAAGGATCTGATCAAAGTGAATGATG aTGTAGTCCCTCCTGCTGTACCAGAAGCCCCCTGCTGCATGTGTAACTGTAAGGGCACCTTGCAGGCTATTTTGCAGGAAATGAGAGCCATGAGGAGGCTGATGCAGACTCAAAAAG CATCCTTGGAAAGACAAGAACTCACAGCATCACCATGCCAACCTCGTCTTTGTCCAGGCCCCATTCCTCGCTGTAGGCCCCGCAAGAGGAGGCCGATCTATAAAGTGGCGCCGCTCACTGTGTCTAGTGCTAGAAGAGCTTCTCCTGGCCCTCCGGAGACATCGCCACTTATAGCTGCACCTGCAGAAACTGGAAAGGGCAAAGATTGTGAGAAAGAGCAAGACTCATCTACCCACAACTGTCACCCAGGCTCCTCCGGGGTTTCTGTGCTGCCACCACAGAACAAGCCAGCGACTgtcaacagcacacacagcactcTGCTGAACCAGCTGAGGGAACCACAGTCGTTAGAG TCTGAGGTGCGTCTGGCAGAGGATCATGACGTGTTCATCTCAAAGGCTCAGCTGGACTCCATTCTGGTCAACTATACACGCTCTGGCAGCCTGCTGTTCAGGAAACTG gtgtgtgcCTTCTTCGACGATGCCACCCTGGCTAACTCCTTGCCAAATGGTAAAAGGAAGAGAGGGCTCAATGATAACCGCAAGGGCTTGGACCAGAACATCGTGGGTGCCATTAAAG tgtttacagaGAAATACTGCACTGAACACAGAATAGAGAAGTTGCCCGGGCCACGAGACTGGGTTCAGATCCTTCAAGACCAGATCAAACTTGCCAGAAGGAGACTGAAAAGAG ATGCTGCAGAAGCAGAGGAAGTCTTAAATGGACCGTCCACAA gttgtgACTACAACAAGCCGGCTGGTGTGAAGGGGGCAGTGGTGAACATGACGGGTTGA
- the bend7 gene encoding BEN domain-containing protein 7 isoform X2 → MQKAAIIPQMCDTGLIVTLRFHIIAPLVFFCLCLADSDPSYAMNSGCKDANGERRDAAVPDVWVGDEGMEIKRQITGMMRLLSDKTGRVYQRAGAEQDSFTKEPQERHPTWGQQAAPLSLVSEDHQSNSWSPAGEPGPSPSSTSTPIPNGPVCGQYSTRSKAMRILNNTKDLIKVNDDVVPPAVPEAPCCMCNCKGTLQAILQEMRAMRRLMQTQKASLERQELTASPCQPRLCPGPIPRCRPRKRRPIYKVAPLTVSSARRASPGPPETSPLIAAPAETGKGKDCEKEQDSSTHNCHPGSSGVSVLPPQNKPATVNSTHSTLLNQLREPQSLESEVRLAEDHDVFISKAQLDSILVNYTRSGSLLFRKLVCAFFDDATLANSLPNGKRKRGLNDNRKGLDQNIVGAIKVFTEKYCTEHRIEKLPGPRDWVQILQDQIKLARRRLKRDAAEAEEVLNGPSTSMNLIFTVVTTTSRLV, encoded by the exons ATGCAAAAGGCTGCAATCATTCCTCAAATGTGTGACACGGGTCTTATTGTGACATTAAGATTTCACATCATCGCTcccctggtttttttttgtttgtgtcttgcAGATTCTGACCCTTCGTATGCGATGAATTCCGGCTGCAAAGATGCCAACGGAGAGCGCAGAGACGCTGCTGTGCCGGACG TTTGGGTGGGGGATGAGGGCATGGAGATCAAGAGGCAAATCACAGGGATGATGAGGCTGCTGAGTGATAAGACAGGCAGGGTGTATCAGCGCGCAGGAGCAGAGCAAGACAGCTTCACAAAGGAGCCCCAGGAAAGGCATCCGACCTGGGGACAACAGGCTGCACCTTTATCTCTCGTATCAGAGGATCACCAGAGCAACAGCTGGAGCCCTGCTGGGGAGCCCGGGCCTTCACCTTCATCCACATCCACCCCCATCCCCAACGGCCCAGTCTGTGGCCAGTACAGCACCCGCTCCAAAGCCATGAGGATCCTAAATAACACCAAGGATCTGATCAAAGTGAATGATG aTGTAGTCCCTCCTGCTGTACCAGAAGCCCCCTGCTGCATGTGTAACTGTAAGGGCACCTTGCAGGCTATTTTGCAGGAAATGAGAGCCATGAGGAGGCTGATGCAGACTCAAAAAG CATCCTTGGAAAGACAAGAACTCACAGCATCACCATGCCAACCTCGTCTTTGTCCAGGCCCCATTCCTCGCTGTAGGCCCCGCAAGAGGAGGCCGATCTATAAAGTGGCGCCGCTCACTGTGTCTAGTGCTAGAAGAGCTTCTCCTGGCCCTCCGGAGACATCGCCACTTATAGCTGCACCTGCAGAAACTGGAAAGGGCAAAGATTGTGAGAAAGAGCAAGACTCATCTACCCACAACTGTCACCCAGGCTCCTCCGGGGTTTCTGTGCTGCCACCACAGAACAAGCCAGCGACTgtcaacagcacacacagcactcTGCTGAACCAGCTGAGGGAACCACAGTCGTTAGAG TCTGAGGTGCGTCTGGCAGAGGATCATGACGTGTTCATCTCAAAGGCTCAGCTGGACTCCATTCTGGTCAACTATACACGCTCTGGCAGCCTGCTGTTCAGGAAACTG gtgtgtgcCTTCTTCGACGATGCCACCCTGGCTAACTCCTTGCCAAATGGTAAAAGGAAGAGAGGGCTCAATGATAACCGCAAGGGCTTGGACCAGAACATCGTGGGTGCCATTAAAG tgtttacagaGAAATACTGCACTGAACACAGAATAGAGAAGTTGCCCGGGCCACGAGACTGGGTTCAGATCCTTCAAGACCAGATCAAACTTGCCAGAAGGAGACTGAAAAGAG ATGCTGCAGAAGCAGAGGAAGTCTTAAATGGACCGTCCACAAGTATGAATctcatatttaca gttgtgACTACAACAAGCCGGCTGGTGTGA
- the bend7 gene encoding BEN domain-containing protein 7 isoform X5 produces the protein MQKAAIIPQMCDTGLIVTLRFHIIAPLVFFCLCLADSDPSYAMNSGCKDANGERRDAAVPDVWVGDEGMEIKRQITGMMRLLSDKTGRVYQRAGAEQDSFTKEPQERHPTWGQQAAPLSLVSEDHQSNSWSPAGEPGPSPSSTSTPIPNGPVCGQYSTRSKAMRILNNTKDLIKVNDDVVPPAVPEAPCCMCNCKGTLQAILQEMRAMRRLMQTQKGPIPRCRPRKRRPIYKVAPLTVSSARRASPGPPETSPLIAAPAETGKGKDCEKEQDSSTHNCHPGSSGVSVLPPQNKPATVNSTHSTLLNQLREPQSLESEVRLAEDHDVFISKAQLDSILVNYTRSGSLLFRKLVCAFFDDATLANSLPNGKRKRGLNDNRKGLDQNIVGAIKVFTEKYCTEHRIEKLPGPRDWVQILQDQIKLARRRLKRDAAEAEEVLNGPSTSCDYNKPAGVKGAVVNMTG, from the exons ATGCAAAAGGCTGCAATCATTCCTCAAATGTGTGACACGGGTCTTATTGTGACATTAAGATTTCACATCATCGCTcccctggtttttttttgtttgtgtcttgcAGATTCTGACCCTTCGTATGCGATGAATTCCGGCTGCAAAGATGCCAACGGAGAGCGCAGAGACGCTGCTGTGCCGGACG TTTGGGTGGGGGATGAGGGCATGGAGATCAAGAGGCAAATCACAGGGATGATGAGGCTGCTGAGTGATAAGACAGGCAGGGTGTATCAGCGCGCAGGAGCAGAGCAAGACAGCTTCACAAAGGAGCCCCAGGAAAGGCATCCGACCTGGGGACAACAGGCTGCACCTTTATCTCTCGTATCAGAGGATCACCAGAGCAACAGCTGGAGCCCTGCTGGGGAGCCCGGGCCTTCACCTTCATCCACATCCACCCCCATCCCCAACGGCCCAGTCTGTGGCCAGTACAGCACCCGCTCCAAAGCCATGAGGATCCTAAATAACACCAAGGATCTGATCAAAGTGAATGATG aTGTAGTCCCTCCTGCTGTACCAGAAGCCCCCTGCTGCATGTGTAACTGTAAGGGCACCTTGCAGGCTATTTTGCAGGAAATGAGAGCCATGAGGAGGCTGATGCAGACTCAAAAAG GCCCCATTCCTCGCTGTAGGCCCCGCAAGAGGAGGCCGATCTATAAAGTGGCGCCGCTCACTGTGTCTAGTGCTAGAAGAGCTTCTCCTGGCCCTCCGGAGACATCGCCACTTATAGCTGCACCTGCAGAAACTGGAAAGGGCAAAGATTGTGAGAAAGAGCAAGACTCATCTACCCACAACTGTCACCCAGGCTCCTCCGGGGTTTCTGTGCTGCCACCACAGAACAAGCCAGCGACTgtcaacagcacacacagcactcTGCTGAACCAGCTGAGGGAACCACAGTCGTTAGAG TCTGAGGTGCGTCTGGCAGAGGATCATGACGTGTTCATCTCAAAGGCTCAGCTGGACTCCATTCTGGTCAACTATACACGCTCTGGCAGCCTGCTGTTCAGGAAACTG gtgtgtgcCTTCTTCGACGATGCCACCCTGGCTAACTCCTTGCCAAATGGTAAAAGGAAGAGAGGGCTCAATGATAACCGCAAGGGCTTGGACCAGAACATCGTGGGTGCCATTAAAG tgtttacagaGAAATACTGCACTGAACACAGAATAGAGAAGTTGCCCGGGCCACGAGACTGGGTTCAGATCCTTCAAGACCAGATCAAACTTGCCAGAAGGAGACTGAAAAGAG ATGCTGCAGAAGCAGAGGAAGTCTTAAATGGACCGTCCACAA gttgtgACTACAACAAGCCGGCTGGTGTGAAGGGGGCAGTGGTGAACATGACGGGTTGA
- the bend7 gene encoding BEN domain-containing protein 7 isoform X6: protein MNSGCKDANGERRDAAVPDVWVGDEGMEIKRQITGMMRLLSDKTGRVYQRAGAEQDSFTKEPQERHPTWGQQAAPLSLVSEDHQSNSWSPAGEPGPSPSSTSTPIPNGPVCGQYSTRSKAMRILNNTKDLIKVNDDVVPPAVPEAPCCMCNCKGTLQAILQEMRAMRRLMQTQKASLERQELTASPCQPRLCPGPIPRCRPRKRRPIYKVAPLTVSSARRASPGPPETSPLIAAPAETGKGKDCEKEQDSSTHNCHPGSSGVSVLPPQNKPATVNSTHSTLLNQLREPQSLESEVRLAEDHDVFISKAQLDSILVNYTRSGSLLFRKLVCAFFDDATLANSLPNGKRKRGLNDNRKGLDQNIVGAIKVFTEKYCTEHRIEKLPGPRDWVQILQDQIKLARRRLKRDAAEAEEVLNGPSTSCDYNKPAGVKGAVVNMTG, encoded by the exons ATGAATTCCGGCTGCAAAGATGCCAACGGAGAGCGCAGAGACGCTGCTGTGCCGGACG TTTGGGTGGGGGATGAGGGCATGGAGATCAAGAGGCAAATCACAGGGATGATGAGGCTGCTGAGTGATAAGACAGGCAGGGTGTATCAGCGCGCAGGAGCAGAGCAAGACAGCTTCACAAAGGAGCCCCAGGAAAGGCATCCGACCTGGGGACAACAGGCTGCACCTTTATCTCTCGTATCAGAGGATCACCAGAGCAACAGCTGGAGCCCTGCTGGGGAGCCCGGGCCTTCACCTTCATCCACATCCACCCCCATCCCCAACGGCCCAGTCTGTGGCCAGTACAGCACCCGCTCCAAAGCCATGAGGATCCTAAATAACACCAAGGATCTGATCAAAGTGAATGATG aTGTAGTCCCTCCTGCTGTACCAGAAGCCCCCTGCTGCATGTGTAACTGTAAGGGCACCTTGCAGGCTATTTTGCAGGAAATGAGAGCCATGAGGAGGCTGATGCAGACTCAAAAAG CATCCTTGGAAAGACAAGAACTCACAGCATCACCATGCCAACCTCGTCTTTGTCCAGGCCCCATTCCTCGCTGTAGGCCCCGCAAGAGGAGGCCGATCTATAAAGTGGCGCCGCTCACTGTGTCTAGTGCTAGAAGAGCTTCTCCTGGCCCTCCGGAGACATCGCCACTTATAGCTGCACCTGCAGAAACTGGAAAGGGCAAAGATTGTGAGAAAGAGCAAGACTCATCTACCCACAACTGTCACCCAGGCTCCTCCGGGGTTTCTGTGCTGCCACCACAGAACAAGCCAGCGACTgtcaacagcacacacagcactcTGCTGAACCAGCTGAGGGAACCACAGTCGTTAGAG TCTGAGGTGCGTCTGGCAGAGGATCATGACGTGTTCATCTCAAAGGCTCAGCTGGACTCCATTCTGGTCAACTATACACGCTCTGGCAGCCTGCTGTTCAGGAAACTG gtgtgtgcCTTCTTCGACGATGCCACCCTGGCTAACTCCTTGCCAAATGGTAAAAGGAAGAGAGGGCTCAATGATAACCGCAAGGGCTTGGACCAGAACATCGTGGGTGCCATTAAAG tgtttacagaGAAATACTGCACTGAACACAGAATAGAGAAGTTGCCCGGGCCACGAGACTGGGTTCAGATCCTTCAAGACCAGATCAAACTTGCCAGAAGGAGACTGAAAAGAG ATGCTGCAGAAGCAGAGGAAGTCTTAAATGGACCGTCCACAA gttgtgACTACAACAAGCCGGCTGGTGTGAAGGGGGCAGTGGTGAACATGACGGGTTGA